DNA from Kryptolebias marmoratus isolate JLee-2015 linkage group LG15, ASM164957v2, whole genome shotgun sequence:
CCGCTGTTCCACCCAGATGAAACCCACCACAGGGATTTGTCCACGGGACAAATGTCTCGTAAATCCATCCCTTCTGTGTCTTCACTCTGATGACTGTAAAAACTCAAAtcaacttcatttaaaagctacaacagacaataaaaagtcGGTCCTACTGAATTTGGTCTAAACTGAATAGATGCAACGAAaagttttgtttcctaaaaggTCTGGAACCACAGAGATTGCCCCCTGCTGGACTCATTCTGCACaccacccccctcctccccccggAGGGTGCAGACCTGCAGACAGAGCTTCCTCTCTGCTCTCATCCTTTCCTGCAGGCTGACGGATGTTCCAGGACGTCAGAGGCAGTGTCTCCATGTCCTGCAGACTGTCCATCTTCAACATGTCCATGTGGGAGCTGCTGCTCTCATATCTGggaataaaacagcttttccCACATCTGAACATGTCTTTAATAATTTCCTGAGTGCACACCTCATCTTCCATACTGAGAAACACGGCAATCCGCTGAGATGACACATACTTCGGGTGTTTGAACAgctatgagaaaaaaaacaacacaaaaaacaaaagcaatcagCACATAACCAAAAGTATTCATTTTAACCCACTGAGTCTCTGATTCTTTTCTGGGAGCTGAAAATAGTATTTAGTTCAAGGAATGAAAACATtattcactaaaaaaaaaaactttaggtTGATTGTGATGACCCTCAACAGCTTCAGTAAATTAGGAATATGAACTTTGACTGATTGCTTTTGTACAATGTATTTGACCAGAGACCTGAGACGACTTTTTTTGTGAAtggtgctaaataaataaaccaaactgaatGCTGGTGtcgattctcagtcatccaggacatggtaaatcctaaaggttttaaaatcaaactaacTGCACTTCAAGTCTGTAGTTTCTTTCTCATCATAGTAACAGGAAACATCTGCATCTACAAAGCAGAAGTTCAAttgattttaaacctttaggACAAGAGTATGAACTAAATAACACACATACATTTAGCCACAACCACACAGACAACTCAGTTCTGCAGGTTCTTGATGGTTCTGCTCCGTTTGTCTTTGGTCCGACTCAGATAACACCTCATCTGCAGCAACACGTGGGCCATTTGTCATTTATACCAGTTtgaactcaatttttttttgttcaaatcaaaACATCATAACTGTTGGCCCATTTCCCAAAGTATCTGTGGGCTAATTTACTAGAAcgtgtctttatttttgtttgtcattggAATGTTTTTATGCACTTAAATACATAAACAGGATGAAATGAACCAGTGCTTTAACAAATGATTTAATCCAAGAAACTACATTAAAATTATCTTAAATCTTTCATCAGACTGCAGTGAAACGTCTTGATAATGGCATTTTATTACCTTAGAAGATTTAAACAGTTTCCTGTATGTGACTGGAGTTTTGGTGGAATTTCATCAAGTAATTGCAGGTCTAGTactctttgaaggaatgcctatcgcccgccgcctttcacgtcacagttttagactgagatcatctttttggtcaaagtttgaaaataaCTTGATGCAAGATGTCAtcctggggatgactctcagctactaccacatgtaTCTGTAAGTTTACAGAGTCAGagcattttgtgtttcctgGGGCGGACATCGTTAATCAGCTGGACTAGTTGGTTAATtagttagttgtagatgttcatctaataATTACTGTCTAAGGGTTTCATTTTAATCTGTCCACttcttcatgagatattttgctaacagacagacacgagCTAAAGTTTTATCACTCTTTCACGTTCGGTAGCGGGTATTAATTAATTTGAATCTGTAAAAGTAAATTGTTCATGCAGATTTGAACGGCACACTTAACTTTCAGTCTTCGGTTTATTTCTACAGTCACAGCATTCAGGCTGAATTCCAGAGTTTACGAGATGTCTTTGAACGCAGCATGAAGCCCTGACCGTAAAACTCGGACTAGAAGCGCAACAGTTTTGTTTCGTCATAGTTCTTCTTCCAGCAGCGGCACCGACTCGAGCTCAGAACTGGACTTATTCACAGTGTTTGGACCCAGAATCACACGGAGGAACCTCTCAGTCTGAATCCGTGGGTGGAGTTAGCAGAAGGTTGTTTCCGGTCCTCACCTTGTGTGAAACCAACAGAGACTGTCTCCGTTTCTCCTCCGGATCCAGAGCTGCTACCTTCAGTTTGATTTCACTCCTCAGAGCTTTTTTAGCGGCTCTCAGTGCGGCCATGTCCCTGCCCGGTCCGGTCCGGTACACAGGGGGTTCTGTCCCGCTGCTGGCCGGTCCGGTCCACAGggggttctgctggttctggtccacAGTCAGCGGGTTCCGTTAGGAGGTGTTTTCGCTCCTGAAACTTTCCAAACGTTAACCAGCGCGTGTCAACCCCACATGCTCCGCTCCATTTATACACCGGCTGACGAGGCGGTGCTCCGGGTAGGCAGAGTTTAGAATCACGTGACTGCTAGACTATCAGAAAAGGGTTGTTTGATGCCAGGGTTCAAATCAATGAATTACAGACTCCCTGTTCATCTGCAGCTAATTTCTGATCGTTGTTAAACATTTATGTTATCAGCTGTAAATTActttataaacttaaatttctCTTAATGGTTGACACAAATTTTTCTCATGAAGAGataaaacttcaacaaaaccaTTCCTGAGAAAGGGCCACAAAGATCATTAGGCTGCCTCTGACAATCACACATGGAGCCAGCATGTCATCATCACTTCACCAGACCACACCATGTCAGATCACTGAGCCACAAAGCT
Protein-coding regions in this window:
- the mthfs gene encoding 5,10-methenyltetrahydrofolate synthetase (5-formyltetrahydrofolate cyclo-ligase); this encodes MAALRAAKKALRSEIKLKVAALDPEEKRRQSLLVSHKLFKHPKYVSSQRIAVFLSMEDEVCTQEIIKDMFRCGKSCFIPRYESSSSHMDMLKMDSLQDMETLPLTSWNIRQPAGKDESREEALSAGGLDLMLMPGLGFDLFGRRLGRGKGFYDTYLERCSRHPKGKPYTIGLAFREQLCTEIPVDDHDVLLDEVLYEAQ